The genome window ttatataccTAATTTAAGTTTGTGTGGAAAAGCCTTGTAGACTTTGACCATCATTAGAGGCATCCTGTGCCTCTAATGATGAACTAAGGAGCCACATTCATGTACCAAAGGAGACAAGTAGAAATGCAgtaattgttaaaataaaattaaaaaaaaagatgcagtaaaagtttgaaaaacaaagttttaagaGTAACATTAGATTAACAGTTAAGGGTAATATTagctaaaactaaaaatagaataataaaacataagtGGATAAactaaataagacaaataatatatatataacttattTCATATAAAAGCAAGATTGACtatataaaagtttattttgtttttaaaagcaaaggCAGATTTCTGTTATTCAttgttgaaattattattatttttttatcagtcaAGTCTCGTGAGTTATAAGTAGCACTTGAAAGAATGGCGCGAGCCTTAACCTTTCTTTGGGAATAACTTGTGataatgttccagttatttGACATTAGCTCACAATCAGTGTAGAACCTCGTGATGGGATCCGATTGGTCATTGGCAGGCCACGTTCTAAAGACATAGGATCTTTACTTGGAATCTTAAAAGTGGATACTCCTGTAATTCTATCGGTTTCTGTTGGGTATAAAGCTACTACCTCTATCAAAGGAGATATagaacttttttatttccttttattgtaattgtttCTAAGAATAAGCTGTTTTTGAGTGATTCCCTTGAAGGGGTCTCTTACTGGGACATTTACTCAGCTGCCTTGTTTCCAGTCAAAATCTACAAGGCCTCTCTTACAGTGTGTTTATAGTGTAAACACTGCAGACTTTACTCAACAAATAGGTATATTtgttgagtaaaaaaaaccccatacatttatgtttaaatgatcttttttcAACCATTAAATTgagaagattttcttttgtatttttatgtagaaaattCTACTAAAACGGCGCCATTACCATTGCGTTGGAACCAGATTGGTACAGTTATAATGGTGTTATGTCACCCTAGTTATCACTTTTTGTGCCATTAAATgtgtctctttctctttcccttCTACAGTCTCACTTCATCTCCGCTCTGACGGTTGTTTTCGTCAACTCCAAATCTCTGTCCTCCCTGAAAATCGACGACACCCCTGTGGATGATCCCTCCCTCAAAGTCCTGGTGGCCAACAACAGCGACACTCTCAAGCTGCTGAAAATGAGCAGCTGCCCTCATGTTTCACCTGCCGGTACTAACACAACACATGATTTATATCACGGCTGTTAATAACCGACTCATTATTCTTGAGAAGCTCATTCCTCACAAAGATAAATTCTGTTTAGTTCATCTAGGCTGCACCGATTCACAATAAAAGTCGACTCGGGGTGTTCTTCATATTACACAGATGGCATGTAGATGAAATCCATGCAGTCCAGATAAATATAATTGCATTAAATTTCATACAGTTTGGCTGCAAATACAAACACTAACTTCTGCCATCTCGTTGATTTAGTttgttactttattattattattttattttcacatccaTGAGAAATTATTCTAGAAAATGGGTAAAAAAGCTTTCTATTACCTAAAGTACCTGATGTAGACGGCTCACAAAAATAGCAAATTGCTGATTATAAACATGATTCCATATGGtaatgtggagaaaaaacataatttaatattaaaaaaatatatatatgtataatgtttattgcaaaagttataatgtgccatttttttatgtgatgacCAAAAATCTTAATATGTGGGGATTTTATGAGATGGATGAATACGAAATATCTTCTAATactgaagtgaaataaaactgattcatattttgttacaaattaaattctgaaaattctgGTGCTCGTTAATATTCATCCTCCATAAATCAATACGACCTTTTGCATGAGTCTAGCACATAAAATCGGAGCAATGTACATTGGAGGTTGtagttttattgtgataaaatgtgaaaaacctcaGGTTGTATaaggctgttgttttttttgcgcCGTAGATCCCGACTCACTGTGCTCTCCTGTTTGCAGGCATCATGTGCGTGGCCGATCAGTGCCACGGCCTGAGAGAGCTGGCTCTGAACTACCACTTGCTGAGCGACGAACTCCTCATCGCGCTCTCCTCGGAGAAGCACGTTCACCTCGAGCACCTTCGCATCGACGTGGTCAGCGAGAACCCAGGCCAGCAGTTCCACACCATCAAGAAGAGCAGCTGGGACGCCATGGTGCGCCACTCCCCCAAATTCAACCTGGTGATGTACTTCTACCTCTACGAGGAGGAGTTCGACCCTTTCTTCCGCGACGAAATCCCCGTCACGCACCTGTACTTCGGCCGCTCCGTCAGCAAAGACGTGCTGGGCCGCGTCGGGCTCACCTGCCCGCGTCTGGTGGAGCTGGTGGTGTGCGCCAACGGGCTGCGGCCTCTTGACGAGGAGCTCATCCGCATCGCCCAGCGCTGCACGCAGCTGTCCGCCATCGGCTTGGGGGAGTGCGAAGTGTCCTGCAGCGCCTTCGTGGAGTTCGTGAAGATGTGCGGAGACAGACTGAAGCAGCTGTCCATCATGGAGGAAGTGCTGGTTCCGGATCACCGTTACGAGCTGGACGACATTCACTGGGAGGTGTCGAAGCATTTGGGTCGGGTCTGGTTCCCTGACATGATGCCTACATGGTAGAGTTTGGTGAGGggctaatttgttttttgtttggattttttttgtgtgtacagattcttatttttactggtacaacagaagaagaaattacaTCTTTTtgatcttattttgtttttaatttgatgtaGCTCAtgcatttatataatttaatcaCTCATatcatttagcattttcttACTCTGAGCCCTTCAGACCTGTTGTTGTTATTTACACATCAATTAGTAGCTTGAACTGATGGGTGTATCTGGAATCTGTTGGGAATTTGAGGAATTATGCTCAAGACAGAAGTTGCTCCACATCTGTGTTGCTGACATGCAggcagatatttttcttttgtatatatggtaaatatatatttttttgccttGTACAGGCATAACTACAGTCCTTTTAATAAAAGGAAGTAACTTCACAGAGATGAATTTTACAAAGACAAGTATAATTGTTGTCGCCACACTAAATGCACAATGTGTGTGAAATCAGTTTGTGTTATCATCTTCGTCGTGGATAAAAGGTAAATGCAGTACATAAATTGGACGGGGTGATCAGCATGATAAGCTAGGAGGTTTTTGGTTAATCGCTGTGCAAACgcttgtggatttttttttttttttaaatttacgtTATTGTCTGTGCGTAATTGCTAACTGGTCTTTGCAAAGAGACTTTGTGTGGCCCAGACTGGGTGGTGGTCATGAGACAGCAGTCTGGTATGCAGCAGCAGAGGTGGATTCTGtcttgaaattatgtttttgtttcttctaacCTCTCCAGCTTTCCCTCACAAAGCCACTATTCCCTGTCGACTGAGTCACTACCacttgttatttttgtgttcttCTATCCAAGTGGAAAAGCCCAAGGATAGCCTATCTCCTGTTTGTAACATTAACTGGCTGGCCATGATGAGCTTGTAAATATCTCTAAGTTGCACCacgttttttcctctttcctgtATTGTACCACAAATTATCCTGTTgaaactgtaaagaaaaaagttaatatttgaaaacatatacataaaacaaaccCTAATTACAGACATTAATATGCGGTATACTTGTACAAACAACGTATAACTTTAATGCACTTTTTCTCTAATGAAGGTCCCCAAGCTTGGCAAAGTAAACCCATACAGCCGCAGAGgtaatttctttctgttgtcACAAACTCTCTTTGTAGATTATTTGAAtttctgcttcctttttttaaagatttatttttatttttaacattctaAATCTAATGAATAGTATGGATTATTTATTATATGAGGAGAAAATCCCTTTACCAAGAGAAACTATCATATAATGTGCTACTATAATACAAATGTCTATCTAAGAAGGATTTTCTATTTAGTTTTTGTAGTCTGTGTTGTAATATCTAATGTGTTTAATACTGgtataggaaataaaaaaaggagactGTATCACGAATTCCAGAGATAAACATATTTAACTATTAATCCTGGTGATGTAGTCACTTAAATTTGTAattaggggaaaaaatgcaaatattgtgGGTTTGAACCACTGAATTACAAGGTTACAATCATTTAATTACCTCCAATAAACAAAGTGAGAAGAATGAGTAGGTGTGGCTCCAGCTGAATGCTTCGCAAACTGATCACTGACTTTTGTTAAATCctatttcttaaattaaaattttatttttctcagtcccatgataataataataataataataataaaacatgttattacTTGCACAATCACCCTTTCGTTGATATAAAATGATGCTGTTCCACatagtg of Xiphophorus couchianus chromosome 4, X_couchianus-1.0, whole genome shotgun sequence contains these proteins:
- the LOC114143265 gene encoding F-box/LRR-repeat protein 3-like, which gives rise to MKRGLQENEQEEGGGPSGGYQKSIKWSTKQDGEKELEEQGASWECLPQEILLHIFQYLPLLDRAFASLVCRGWNQAFHMPELWRCFEFELNQPASSYLKATHPELIKQIIKKHSNHLQYVSFKVDSSRESAEAACNILSQLVNCSLKTLGLISTARPSFMEMPKSHFISALTVVFVNSKSLSSLKIDDTPVDDPSLKVLVANNSDTLKLLKMSSCPHVSPAGIMCVADQCHGLRELALNYHLLSDELLIALSSEKHVHLEHLRIDVVSENPGQQFHTIKKSSWDAMVRHSPKFNLVMYFYLYEEEFDPFFRDEIPVTHLYFGRSVSKDVLGRVGLTCPRLVELVVCANGLRPLDEELIRIAQRCTQLSAIGLGECEVSCSAFVEFVKMCGDRLKQLSIMEEVLVPDHRYELDDIHWEVSKHLGRVWFPDMMPTW